In Halobaculum limi, one DNA window encodes the following:
- a CDS encoding aryl-sulfate sulfotransferase, producing the protein MSVTLPVSRRTAARVLAALVVVGLFAPAAVQAFTPADAGTPGTVGLEAGTIDREANGSTVVAIQGFHFQGQGSQKKPARLVSVASDGDTEWVYNGSNQNARWFYDVDPLPNGNLLVVGTNPDGTTIAELDPETREPVWTERFDFTDTHDVDMLPNGDLLIANMRQWNESADRSDDRVLVYNRTTDEVVWEWTFRKHYPNDTDGGFNEDWTHVNDVDRIAEGQYLVSPRNFDQAIVINRSTKDIDYRLGSDGNHDVLDEQHNPDWLVSEDGDPTILVADSENDRVVEYELRDGEWELTWELGTGQLSWPRDADRLPNGNTLIVDSLNHRVIEVTPRGEIVWEYYATWGPYDAERVATGDGSNGPTMTDQGVTGSYRLYGSAGLIEGTGDSLTFSAAVQNTFAGTVVSGPATEFADTWSGVTPWIRPVWMGSWAFAGVVAGAVVLLGWLFGEVIAQRAQIRAGMRRAVEDVRTR; encoded by the coding sequence ATGTCAGTCACCCTCCCCGTCTCGCGGCGGACGGCCGCGCGGGTGCTCGCGGCCCTCGTGGTCGTGGGCCTGTTCGCGCCCGCCGCCGTGCAGGCGTTCACGCCCGCGGACGCCGGGACGCCCGGCACCGTCGGCCTCGAAGCCGGGACCATCGACCGCGAGGCCAACGGCTCGACCGTCGTCGCGATTCAGGGGTTCCACTTCCAGGGGCAGGGCTCACAGAAGAAGCCCGCCCGTCTCGTGAGCGTCGCCTCGGACGGCGACACCGAGTGGGTGTACAACGGGTCGAACCAGAACGCCCGCTGGTTCTACGACGTCGACCCACTCCCCAACGGTAACCTCCTCGTCGTCGGAACGAACCCCGACGGCACGACCATCGCCGAACTCGACCCCGAGACGCGTGAACCGGTATGGACGGAGCGGTTCGACTTCACCGACACGCACGACGTGGATATGCTCCCCAACGGGGACCTCCTCATCGCGAATATGCGCCAGTGGAACGAGTCGGCCGACCGCTCGGACGACCGCGTCCTCGTGTACAACCGGACGACCGACGAGGTCGTCTGGGAGTGGACGTTCCGCAAGCACTACCCCAACGACACGGACGGCGGCTTCAACGAGGACTGGACGCACGTCAACGACGTCGACCGCATCGCCGAGGGGCAGTACCTCGTCTCGCCGCGCAACTTCGATCAGGCCATCGTGATCAATCGCTCGACGAAGGATATCGACTACCGACTCGGGAGCGACGGGAACCACGACGTGTTGGACGAACAGCACAACCCCGATTGGCTGGTGAGCGAGGACGGCGATCCCACGATCCTCGTCGCCGACTCCGAGAACGACCGCGTCGTCGAGTACGAACTGCGCGACGGTGAGTGGGAACTGACGTGGGAACTCGGCACCGGACAACTGTCGTGGCCGCGTGACGCCGACCGCCTCCCCAACGGCAACACACTCATCGTGGACTCGCTGAACCACCGCGTCATCGAAGTGACGCCGCGCGGTGAAATCGTCTGGGAGTACTACGCGACGTGGGGGCCGTACGACGCCGAACGGGTCGCGACTGGGGACGGGTCGAACGGGCCGACGATGACCGACCAGGGCGTCACTGGCTCGTACCGACTGTACGGGTCTGCCGGCCTCATCGAGGGAACCGGCGACTCGCTGACGTTCTCGGCGGCGGTGCAGAACACGTTCGCCGGGACGGTGGTCTCCGGCCCCGCGACCGAGTTCGCCGATACGTGGTCGGGCGTGACACCGTGGATCCGTCCGGTCTGGATGGGGTCGTGGGCGTTCGCCGGCGTGGTTGCCGGCGCGGTCGTCCTCCTCGGGTGGCTGTTCGGGGAAGTGATCGCCCAGCGCGCACAGATTCGGGCTGGGATGCGCCGAGCAGTCGAGGACGTACGAACGCGATAA
- a CDS encoding NCS2 family permease, whose product MGLQQQLANYFDFDELGTDMRTEVVAGLSTFLTMSYIVFVNPSILVGIEGEKPGIILPNTPYPQTIQMVAVVTLIAAAVATLIMALYAKRPFGQAPGLGLNAFFAFTVVGALGVPWQTALAAVVVEGILFIILTAVGAREYVINAFPTPVKLAVGTGIGLFLAIIGLDAMRIVVDDPATLITLGAVASDPIAIVSIVGLFFTFGLYARGVTGSVVIGILFTALLGGVVKAAGLAPDAQLLGNLSAQPTYDISPLAGAFVTGLQDVDAFVFSLIVFTFFFVDFFDTAGTLVGVSQVAGFLDDEGDLPDIDKPLMADAVGTTVGGMLGTSTVTTYIESAAGVEEGGRSGMTALVVGLLFLVSLAFVPLAAAVPLYASHIALVVIGIVMLRNVVELAWDDLTVAIPAGMTILIMPFTYSIAYGIAAGIVSYPLVKLAAGRGDEVRPGHWALAAAFVVYFFVRTSGVLTAAV is encoded by the coding sequence ATGGGGCTGCAACAGCAACTGGCGAACTACTTCGACTTCGACGAACTCGGGACGGACATGCGGACCGAGGTCGTCGCGGGTCTGTCCACGTTCTTGACGATGAGTTACATCGTGTTCGTGAATCCGAGCATCCTCGTCGGCATCGAGGGTGAGAAGCCGGGGATCATTCTCCCGAACACGCCGTACCCACAGACCATCCAGATGGTCGCGGTGGTGACGCTCATCGCCGCGGCGGTGGCGACGCTCATCATGGCACTGTACGCGAAACGGCCGTTCGGGCAGGCACCCGGCCTCGGCCTGAACGCCTTCTTCGCGTTCACCGTCGTCGGGGCACTCGGCGTCCCGTGGCAGACGGCGCTCGCGGCGGTCGTCGTCGAGGGCATTCTGTTCATCATCCTCACCGCTGTCGGGGCGCGTGAGTACGTCATCAACGCGTTCCCGACGCCCGTGAAACTCGCCGTCGGGACGGGTATCGGACTGTTCCTCGCGATCATCGGCCTCGACGCGATGCGCATCGTCGTCGATGACCCGGCGACGCTCATCACGCTCGGTGCAGTCGCCTCCGATCCCATCGCTATCGTCTCCATCGTCGGCCTGTTCTTCACGTTCGGCCTGTACGCCCGTGGCGTCACGGGATCTGTCGTCATCGGTATCCTGTTCACCGCGCTGCTCGGCGGTGTCGTGAAGGCGGCCGGTCTCGCGCCCGACGCGCAACTGCTCGGGAACCTCTCGGCACAGCCGACGTACGATATCTCACCGCTCGCGGGCGCGTTCGTCACCGGCCTGCAGGACGTCGACGCGTTCGTGTTCTCGCTGATCGTGTTCACGTTCTTCTTCGTCGACTTCTTCGACACCGCGGGGACGCTCGTCGGCGTCTCGCAGGTCGCGGGCTTCCTCGACGACGAGGGTGACCTCCCCGACATCGACAAGCCGCTGATGGCCGACGCGGTCGGCACCACTGTCGGCGGGATGCTCGGCACCTCGACGGTCACCACCTACATCGAGTCCGCTGCCGGTGTCGAGGAAGGCGGTCGCTCCGGGATGACCGCGCTCGTCGTCGGTCTGCTGTTCCTCGTCTCGCTGGCGTTCGTTCCGCTGGCCGCGGCAGTTCCGCTGTACGCGAGCCACATCGCGCTGGTCGTCATCGGCATCGTGATGCTTCGCAACGTGGTCGAACTCGCGTGGGACGACCTCACGGTCGCCATCCCCGCCGGGATGACCATCCTCATCATGCCGTTCACGTACTCCATCGCGTACGGCATCGCCGCAGGCATCGTCTCGTACCCGCTCGTGAAACTCGCCGCCGGTCGCGGTGACGAGGTTCGTCCGGGTCACTGGGCGCTGGCGGCGGCGTTCGTCGTCTACTTCTTCGTGCGGACGAGCGGCGTCCTGACCGCGGCGGTCTGA
- a CDS encoding phosphoribosyltransferase family protein codes for MNRAEKAALQLQAVAVLRTLKETRTYDELAEVTGLPAGDLNRYVNGHVLPGADRAQEVVGGIGRETLAEELEARIGFDEEGYVDNSGVVFDQPFLDLVAPVAAESFGFETPDVVLTAATDGITLGAAMASHFDARVAYAKKSKETAVEEFIESRQRLASGIELTYYLPAEAIDAGESVLVVDDLIRSGETQELLLDIALQANAEVAGVFALIAVGDEGTERASELTDAPVGALTRFD; via the coding sequence ATGAACCGCGCCGAGAAGGCCGCCCTCCAACTGCAGGCGGTCGCCGTGTTGCGCACGCTGAAGGAGACGCGAACGTACGACGAACTCGCCGAGGTGACGGGGCTACCGGCGGGCGACCTGAATCGCTACGTCAACGGCCACGTCCTCCCCGGTGCCGACCGCGCGCAGGAAGTCGTCGGCGGCATCGGTCGGGAGACGCTCGCGGAGGAACTGGAAGCGAGAATCGGCTTCGACGAGGAGGGGTACGTCGATAACTCCGGCGTCGTCTTCGACCAACCGTTCCTCGACCTCGTGGCTCCGGTCGCCGCCGAGTCGTTCGGGTTCGAGACGCCCGACGTGGTGTTGACGGCCGCGACGGACGGCATCACGCTGGGTGCGGCGATGGCGAGTCACTTCGACGCCCGTGTCGCATACGCGAAGAAGTCGAAGGAGACGGCCGTCGAGGAGTTCATCGAGTCGCGCCAACGCCTCGCCTCCGGCATCGAACTCACGTACTACCTCCCCGCCGAGGCCATCGACGCCGGCGAGTCTGTCCTCGTCGTCGACGACCTCATCCGGTCGGGCGAGACGCAGGAACTACTCCTCGACATCGCCCTGCAGGCGAACGCGGAGGTGGCCGGCGTGTTCGCACTCATCGCCGTCGGGGACGAGGGAACCGAACGCGCCAGCGAACTCACCGACGCTCCGGTGGGGGCGTTGACCCGGTTCGACTGA
- the pyrE gene encoding orotate phosphoribosyltransferase produces MSDTDASADLIAALRDADAVLFGEFELSHGGTSDYYVDKYQFETDPTCLRLIADAFADRVGDAKLAGVALGAVPLVAATAVETDSPYVIVRKAAKEYGTGNRIEGDLEEGEEVVVLEDIATTGQSALDAVEALREAGAVVDRVLVVVDREEGASELLAEHDIELESVLTASRLLEDR; encoded by the coding sequence ATGAGCGACACCGACGCGAGCGCCGACCTCATCGCCGCGCTTCGTGACGCCGATGCCGTCCTGTTCGGCGAGTTCGAACTGTCCCACGGCGGGACGAGCGACTACTACGTCGACAAGTACCAGTTCGAGACCGACCCCACCTGCCTCCGCCTCATCGCGGACGCGTTCGCCGACCGCGTCGGCGACGCCAAACTCGCTGGCGTCGCCCTCGGCGCGGTCCCACTCGTCGCCGCCACCGCCGTCGAGACGGACTCGCCGTACGTCATCGTCCGCAAGGCCGCCAAGGAGTACGGCACCGGCAACCGCATCGAGGGTGACCTCGAAGAAGGCGAGGAGGTCGTCGTGTTGGAGGACATCGCGACCACGGGCCAGTCGGCGCTCGACGCCGTCGAAGCACTCCGCGAGGCTGGCGCGGTCGTCGACCGCGTCCTCGTCGTCGTCGACCGCGAGGAGGGCGCGTCGGAACTGCTCGCAGAACACGATATCGAACTGGAGTCTGTACTGACCGCGTCGCGACTCCTCGAAGACCGCTGA
- a CDS encoding CDP-2,3-bis-(O-geranylgeranyl)-sn-glycerol synthase has product MAELVVVVAGALWAMLPAYVPNNAAVLAGGGAPIDGGRTWGGRRVLGDGKTWRGTAVGTAAGVALAFVLNAVNAFVADTAGLAAGALPVFPPLAAFGLAFGAMLGDIGASFVKRRSGRERGAAFPGLDQLDFVAGALAVALVLAPAWTLATFTLERLVVVLVATPVLHVVTNVGAYVIGVKNEPW; this is encoded by the coding sequence ATGGCTGAACTCGTGGTCGTCGTCGCGGGCGCGCTCTGGGCGATGTTGCCGGCGTACGTGCCGAACAACGCCGCTGTCCTCGCCGGCGGCGGCGCGCCCATCGACGGCGGACGGACCTGGGGTGGGCGTCGAGTCCTCGGCGACGGGAAGACGTGGCGCGGCACCGCTGTCGGTACCGCGGCCGGTGTCGCACTCGCGTTCGTGTTGAACGCCGTGAACGCGTTCGTGGCTGACACGGCAGGCCTCGCGGCGGGTGCGCTCCCGGTGTTCCCGCCGCTGGCCGCGTTCGGACTCGCGTTCGGCGCGATGCTCGGCGACATCGGCGCGTCGTTCGTCAAGCGTCGCTCGGGTCGCGAACGCGGCGCGGCGTTCCCCGGCTTGGATCAACTCGACTTCGTCGCCGGAGCGTTGGCTGTCGCACTCGTCCTCGCGCCCGCGTGGACGCTCGCGACGTTCACGCTCGAACGACTCGTAGTCGTCCTCGTCGCGACGCCGGTGTTGCACGTCGTCACCAACGTCGGCGCGTACGTCATCGGCGTGAAGAACGAACCGTGGTGA
- a CDS encoding proline dehydrogenase family protein, which produces MIPPIASRFVAGETPATAFDHVRQYNEDGVKVILNLLGEHYADRENADADADAYVSLVRDIGNTDLDACVSVKPSQLGIDIGADVFRENFRRIVEAGDEHDVFVWCDMEDHETTDITLDAFEELAREFDGGVGQCVQANLRRTREDLERIVDVPGKIRLVKGAYDEPNDIAYTDKASVNEAYREDLEYLFKERDDGIAVGSHDPKMISFASELHAEYGADYEVQLLMGVREDEQRRLASEGVETWQYAPYGDKWFSYFYRRVRERKENVLFALRAIAGV; this is translated from the coding sequence ATGATCCCACCCATCGCCAGCCGGTTCGTCGCAGGGGAGACGCCGGCGACGGCGTTCGACCACGTCCGCCAGTACAACGAGGACGGCGTGAAGGTGATCCTCAACCTCCTCGGCGAGCACTACGCAGACCGCGAGAACGCCGACGCCGACGCCGACGCGTACGTCTCGCTCGTGCGCGACATCGGGAACACCGACCTGGACGCGTGCGTGTCGGTGAAGCCGTCGCAACTCGGCATCGACATCGGTGCCGACGTGTTCCGCGAGAACTTCCGTCGGATCGTCGAGGCGGGCGACGAACACGACGTGTTCGTCTGGTGTGATATGGAAGACCACGAGACGACCGACATCACGCTCGACGCCTTCGAGGAGTTGGCCCGCGAGTTCGACGGCGGCGTCGGCCAGTGCGTGCAGGCGAACCTCCGGCGCACCCGCGAGGACCTGGAACGCATCGTCGACGTGCCCGGAAAGATCCGGCTGGTGAAAGGCGCGTACGATGAGCCGAACGACATCGCGTACACCGACAAGGCGTCGGTGAACGAGGCGTACCGCGAGGACCTGGAGTACCTGTTCAAAGAGCGCGACGACGGCATCGCGGTCGGCAGTCACGACCCCAAGATGATCTCGTTCGCGAGCGAACTCCACGCAGAGTACGGCGCAGACTACGAGGTGCAGTTACTGATGGGCGTGCGCGAGGACGAACAGCGCCGTCTCGCGAGTGAAGGCGTCGAGACGTGGCAGTACGCCCCCTACGGCGACAAGTGGTTCTCGTACTTCTACCGGCGCGTGCGCGAGCGCAAAGAGAACGTGTTGTTCGCGCTTCGCGCGATCGCCGGCGTCTGA
- a CDS encoding DUF502 domain-containing protein, whose protein sequence is MSTWKRDFASGLVVITPLLVIIFVANWLYNLLSALPFVPTITPENPDPQLLPLYEFLEVITALVVFVLLVFSAGYLMRTTAGRFAEGMLDDAINRVPGLRVIYNASKLAVETALTGTEDLQTPVKLEPWNGMRMTAFKTGKTTRDGREVVFMPTAPNITTGFVMEVEPEDFTETDERVEEALTRILSAGFGEGRESPVKPDSAVAADGAAVGDVEPDGDTNTTNTDADRDRGDD, encoded by the coding sequence ATGTCCACGTGGAAGCGCGACTTCGCGAGCGGGTTGGTCGTCATCACCCCTTTGCTCGTCATCATCTTCGTCGCCAACTGGCTGTACAACCTCCTGTCCGCGCTCCCGTTCGTTCCGACCATCACCCCGGAGAACCCGGACCCGCAGTTGCTGCCGCTGTACGAGTTCCTCGAAGTTATCACGGCGCTCGTGGTGTTCGTGCTGTTGGTGTTCTCCGCGGGCTACCTGATGCGGACGACGGCCGGTCGGTTCGCGGAGGGGATGCTCGACGACGCGATCAATCGTGTGCCCGGTCTCCGAGTGATCTACAACGCCTCGAAACTCGCCGTCGAGACGGCACTCACCGGCACGGAAGACCTCCAGACGCCGGTGAAACTCGAACCGTGGAACGGGATGCGGATGACGGCGTTCAAGACGGGGAAGACGACCAGAGACGGCCGCGAGGTGGTGTTTATGCCGACCGCACCGAACATCACCACCGGCTTCGTGATGGAGGTCGAACCCGAGGACTTCACCGAGACGGACGAGCGGGTTGAGGAGGCGCTCACGCGCATCCTCTCGGCGGGCTTTGGGGAGGGCCGCGAGTCGCCGGTGAAGCCAGACTCTGCCGTCGCCGCCGACGGTGCCGCCGTCGGCGACGTCGAACCAGACGGCGACACTAACACCACTAACACCGACGCGGACCGCGACCGCGGCGACGACTGA
- a CDS encoding PaaI family thioesterase, protein MTADHDHGDHIDADHVELLETFIESHGFLSWLDLTVEELDRGRIVMSVPYDEKLVNPGSPVGSIHGGIAATLVDTASGFALRSTFDDPTTGSLATTDLNVTYLRPATNDLRVEAEVLRAGGSMGFTDTLVSSVAPDGEQKDVAVGRTSYRLFRGGDE, encoded by the coding sequence ATGACTGCCGACCACGACCACGGCGACCACATCGACGCCGACCACGTGGAGTTGCTGGAGACGTTCATCGAGAGCCACGGCTTCCTCTCGTGGCTCGACCTCACCGTCGAGGAACTCGACCGCGGCCGCATCGTGATGTCCGTCCCGTACGACGAGAAACTCGTCAACCCCGGGTCGCCGGTCGGCTCTATCCACGGCGGCATCGCGGCGACCCTCGTCGACACCGCCTCGGGGTTCGCCCTCCGGTCGACGTTCGACGACCCGACGACCGGGTCGCTGGCGACGACGGACCTGAACGTCACCTACCTCCGCCCGGCGACGAACGACCTCCGCGTCGAAGCCGAGGTACTCCGAGCGGGTGGGTCGATGGGCTTCACCGACACGCTCGTCTCCAGCGTCGCACCCGACGGCGAGCAGAAGGACGTCGCCGTCGGGCGGACTTCCTATCGGCTGTTCCGCGGCGGCGACGAGTAG
- a CDS encoding potassium channel family protein: MHGDEPVEYEPVSVKAVLAEMKDTAELLIDLSYSAVLHGSPDLAAEVLTLESRMDVLQLQARMSVMMAARSPEDVEDLAPVLGMVGAAEKISNAAGDIAKVVLDEVGLPEAMRAALPEAVETLVRAPVTDDSAYAGQTLGDLNLETETGVRVIAVRRDQATGKQRWITNPDRETTLRAGDTLILRGYETGLQTVYETAAGEPYESPEAPDPTVADLERAVDSIVLMKNMSELAVDLAYGAVLFDSRGVAEEVAELEAEVDALKSRFEAWTLQAAARVDDPVSLRGLVHLASATEVISDAALEISEGVLRGLDAHPVVAEAVEESDEVIVRLVVTDGSALANTTLGDREVKTQTGMRVIAVRRGRDAGEHGDHNHDESGGDSEDGDGDDDGEDGEWVVSPGPTTTLRAGDVIIAKGTRAGAERLSELVGAPEAFDVD; the protein is encoded by the coding sequence ATGCACGGAGACGAGCCAGTCGAGTACGAGCCGGTGAGCGTGAAGGCCGTGTTGGCCGAGATGAAAGACACCGCGGAACTGCTCATCGACCTGTCGTACTCGGCGGTCCTCCACGGAAGCCCGGACCTCGCCGCGGAGGTGCTGACGCTGGAGTCGCGGATGGACGTCCTCCAACTGCAGGCGCGGATGAGCGTGATGATGGCCGCTCGCTCACCCGAAGACGTCGAAGACCTCGCGCCGGTGTTGGGAATGGTCGGCGCGGCCGAGAAGATCAGCAACGCCGCCGGCGACATCGCGAAGGTCGTGTTGGACGAGGTGGGCCTGCCGGAGGCGATGCGGGCGGCGCTCCCCGAGGCCGTCGAGACGCTCGTTCGCGCACCAGTCACCGACGACTCGGCGTACGCCGGGCAGACGCTCGGTGATCTGAACCTGGAGACGGAGACGGGCGTGCGCGTCATCGCCGTCCGCCGCGACCAAGCGACCGGTAAGCAGCGGTGGATCACCAACCCCGACCGAGAGACGACGCTCCGTGCGGGCGACACGCTGATCCTGCGCGGCTACGAGACTGGCCTGCAGACCGTGTACGAGACGGCGGCGGGCGAACCGTACGAGTCGCCCGAGGCGCCGGATCCGACGGTCGCGGATCTGGAGCGTGCCGTCGACTCCATCGTGTTGATGAAGAATATGAGCGAACTCGCGGTGGACCTGGCCTACGGCGCGGTGTTGTTCGACAGCCGCGGCGTCGCCGAGGAGGTGGCGGAACTGGAGGCGGAGGTGGACGCACTCAAGTCACGGTTCGAGGCGTGGACGCTCCAGGCGGCCGCTCGCGTCGACGACCCCGTGAGTCTCCGCGGGCTCGTCCACCTCGCGTCCGCGACGGAGGTGATCAGCGACGCCGCTCTCGAGATCAGCGAGGGCGTCCTCCGCGGCCTCGACGCCCACCCGGTCGTCGCCGAGGCCGTCGAGGAGTCCGACGAGGTGATCGTTCGCCTCGTCGTCACGGACGGATCGGCGCTGGCGAACACGACGCTGGGCGACCGGGAGGTGAAGACACAGACCGGAATGCGCGTCATCGCCGTCCGTCGCGGCCGCGACGCCGGAGAACACGGCGACCACAACCACGACGAGAGCGGCGGAGACAGCGAAGATGGTGACGGAGACGACGACGGTGAGGACGGCGAGTGGGTCGTCTCGCCCGGCCCGACGACCACGCTCCGCGCCGGCGACGTGATCATCGCGAAGGGGACCCGGGCGGGGGCCGAACGGCTCTCGGAGTTGGTGGGCGCTCCCGAAGCGTTCGACGTGGACTGA
- a CDS encoding DUF7536 family protein, with the protein MSEESLDAGDATGSDAGDDRSDPSEATPERPPITGLLETLSVKRNALVGVGVGVALAVTVYLVRALELLGPAAGTREYPILGPEGFFLLLAVVLASATALFVASMLTLVAAIRAIRQVSAE; encoded by the coding sequence GTGAGCGAGGAGTCACTCGATGCCGGCGACGCGACCGGGAGCGACGCCGGTGACGACCGCTCGGACCCGAGCGAGGCGACGCCCGAGCGACCACCGATAACCGGCCTACTGGAGACGCTGTCGGTCAAGCGCAACGCCCTCGTCGGCGTCGGCGTCGGCGTCGCCCTCGCGGTGACGGTGTATCTCGTGCGGGCGCTGGAACTGCTCGGCCCCGCCGCTGGAACCCGTGAGTACCCCATCCTGGGCCCTGAGGGGTTCTTCCTCCTGCTCGCGGTCGTGTTGGCGTCCGCGACGGCGCTGTTCGTCGCCTCGATGCTGACGCTCGTCGCTGCGATTCGCGCGATTCGGCAGGTCTCCGCCGAGTGA
- a CDS encoding alkaline phosphatase family protein, translating into MGLFDRLRGDDDPRVAFIGIDGVPHSLLEDHPDRFPNFAALAEEGASGDIDSIVPPESSACWPALTTGVNPGETGVYGFQDREVGSYDTYVPMGRDVQATRLWDRVSEAGRDATVMNVPVTFPPQRNVQRMVSGFLSPGVDKAAYPDDLREYLESIDYRIDTNAKLGHQDDKSEFLDVSHETLDRRFEAFTHYIDQDDWDLFFGVFMTTDRVNHFLFKDYAEEGEYYEEFMEFYEKVDDYVGQIREQLPEDVTLVVASDHGFTVQDYEVDINQWLQDEGWLSFDGDDHEELADISDATRAYSLIPGRLYLNLEGREPRGSVPQADYEAVRAELKADIEALEGPNGKPVAQRVVAKEEAFRGDHDDIAPDLVIIPNHGFDLKAKFKPHDDGVFSTGPRNGMHSFENATLFVDDPDANIVEADLLDIAPTILDLMDVEYARADFDGGCLI; encoded by the coding sequence ATGGGACTGTTCGATCGGCTACGCGGGGACGACGATCCTCGTGTCGCCTTCATCGGCATCGACGGGGTGCCGCACTCGCTGTTGGAGGATCACCCGGATCGGTTCCCGAACTTCGCTGCCCTCGCCGAGGAAGGGGCCTCGGGCGACATCGACTCCATCGTGCCACCGGAGTCGTCCGCCTGTTGGCCCGCCCTCACGACCGGCGTCAACCCCGGCGAGACGGGCGTGTACGGGTTCCAGGACCGCGAGGTCGGGAGCTACGACACGTACGTGCCGATGGGTCGGGACGTGCAGGCCACCCGCCTGTGGGACCGCGTCTCCGAGGCCGGGCGCGACGCGACGGTGATGAACGTCCCCGTGACGTTCCCGCCGCAGCGAAACGTCCAGCGGATGGTGTCGGGGTTCCTCTCGCCGGGCGTCGACAAGGCCGCCTACCCGGACGACCTGCGTGAGTACCTCGAGTCCATCGACTACCGCATCGACACCAACGCCAAACTCGGCCACCAAGACGACAAATCCGAGTTCCTCGACGTCAGCCACGAGACGCTCGACAGGCGCTTCGAGGCGTTCACCCACTACATCGACCAAGACGACTGGGACCTGTTCTTCGGTGTCTTCATGACGACCGACCGGGTGAACCACTTCCTGTTCAAAGACTACGCCGAGGAGGGAGAGTACTACGAGGAGTTCATGGAGTTCTACGAGAAGGTCGACGACTACGTCGGCCAGATCCGCGAGCAACTGCCCGAGGACGTCACACTCGTCGTCGCCTCCGACCACGGCTTCACCGTCCAAGACTACGAGGTAGACATCAACCAGTGGCTCCAAGACGAGGGGTGGCTCTCGTTCGACGGCGACGACCACGAGGAACTCGCCGACATCAGCGACGCCACGCGCGCGTACTCGCTCATCCCCGGTCGCCTCTACCTCAACCTCGAGGGGCGCGAACCGCGTGGCTCCGTCCCACAGGCGGACTACGAGGCGGTTCGTGCCGAACTGAAAGCCGACATCGAGGCGCTGGAGGGACCGAACGGCAAGCCCGTCGCTCAGCGCGTCGTCGCGAAAGAAGAGGCGTTCCGCGGCGACCACGACGACATCGCGCCGGACCTGGTCATCATCCCGAACCACGGCTTCGACCTGAAGGCGAAGTTCAAGCCGCACGACGACGGCGTCTTCTCGACGGGCCCCCGAAACGGGATGCACAGCTTCGAGAACGCGACGTTGTTCGTCGACGACCCCGACGCGAACATTGTCGAAGCGGACTTACTCGACATCGCGCCGACCATCCTCGACCTGATGGACGTGGAGTACGCCCGGGCCGACTTCGACGGCGGCTGTCTGATCTGA
- a CDS encoding FAD-dependent oxidoreductase: protein MDATVAVRSVVDVGPDTVAVTLDAPDGFDAKPGQFVKLTAVVDGEEVSRFYTVSSPDTEGTFETTVGLDGGPFSAYLADLFAGDDLEMSGPFGDDYYEGEARAVVLAGGPGVGPAVAIAEAAIAGGNEAAVVYRDEEPAHTERLDAVREAGASVVVTDGDIDDAVAEAVTGADGEQAFVYGFADFVDEAVAALEDAGYAGEPKVENFG, encoded by the coding sequence ATGGACGCAACAGTTGCGGTGCGGTCGGTCGTGGACGTCGGACCGGACACGGTCGCGGTGACGCTCGACGCTCCCGACGGATTCGACGCGAAACCGGGCCAGTTCGTGAAACTCACCGCCGTCGTCGACGGCGAGGAGGTGTCGCGCTTCTACACCGTTTCCTCACCCGACACCGAGGGAACCTTCGAGACGACCGTCGGCCTCGACGGCGGTCCGTTCTCGGCGTATCTCGCGGACCTGTTCGCGGGCGACGACCTCGAGATGAGCGGCCCCTTCGGCGACGACTACTACGAGGGTGAGGCGCGCGCGGTCGTCCTTGCGGGCGGGCCGGGCGTCGGCCCCGCCGTCGCCATCGCGGAGGCGGCTATCGCCGGGGGCAACGAGGCGGCGGTCGTCTACCGTGACGAGGAGCCTGCACACACCGAGCGACTCGACGCCGTCCGCGAGGCGGGCGCGAGCGTCGTCGTCACCGACGGCGACATCGACGACGCCGTCGCGGAGGCGGTCACGGGCGCGGACGGCGAACAGGCGTTCGTCTACGGCTTCGCCGACTTCGTCGACGAGGCGGTCGCGGCGCTGGAAGACGCAGGCTACGCGGGCGAGCCAAAAGTCGAGAACTTCGGATAG